A genomic region of Micropterus dolomieu isolate WLL.071019.BEF.003 ecotype Adirondacks linkage group LG11, ASM2129224v1, whole genome shotgun sequence contains the following coding sequences:
- the LOC123979665 gene encoding uncharacterized protein C14orf132, with the protein MDLSFMAAQIPVMTGAFMDSSPNDDYSGEHSLFNSSASVHAAASAASVHGQQDEPQSMSSDAIWLWIAIVATIGNIVVVGVVYACTF; encoded by the coding sequence ATCCCAGTTATGACAGGGGCCTTCATGGACTCCTCACCCAATGACGACTACAGCGGCGAGCACTCGCTTTTTAACTCCTCGGCCAGCGTTCACGCGGCCGCCTCTGCCGCCTCAGTACACGGCCAGCAGGATGAGCCACAGTCCATGTCCAGCGATGCCATCTGGCTCTGGATCGCCATCGTCGCCACCATCGGAAACATTGTGGTGGTTGGCGTTGTCTACGCCTGCACTTTCTGA